GCATTCATCCCAGCTATCGCCAATACTTCGATCCTCAGCGTTGGCGTGTCGTCCTTTTCGAACAGCGGGGATGTGGACGCAGCACGCCCCACGCTGAACTGCGAGACAATACCACCTGGGATTTAGTCAACGATATCGAAACGTTGCGTCACCATCTTGGAATTGAACAATGGACGGTCTTCGGTGGCAGTTGGGGCAGTACCCTGGCTCTAACCTATAGCCAAGCCCATCCCGATCGCTGCGTCGGTTTAATTCTGCGTGGCATCTTCATGCTGCGCCAAAAGGAAATTCGCTGGTTTTACCAAGAAGGGGCTAGCTTTCTGTTTCCAGATGCCTGGCAAGCCTATCTGGCACCCATTCCCGAGAGCGATCGCCATGATTTGTTAACCGCCTACTACCAACGGCTCACCAGTGACAATGAAGCGGTGCGCTTAGAAGCCGCCCGTGCCTGGTCTATTTGGGAAGCCAGTACCAGTAAGCTGATTCAAGATAAGAATCTCA
This DNA window, taken from Candidatus Obscuribacterales bacterium, encodes the following:
- the pip gene encoding prolyl aminopeptidase, coding for IHPSYRQYFDPQRWRVVLFEQRGCGRSTPHAELRDNTTWDLVNDIETLRHHLGIEQWTVFGGSWGSTLALTYSQAHPDRCVGLILRGIFMLRQKEIRWFYQEGASFLFPDAWQAYLAPIPESDRHDLLTAYYQRLTSDNEAVRLEAARAWSIWEASTSKLIQDKNLMAQFGDPHFAAAFARIECHYFINGGFFESDDDLLRHIDRIRSIPAVIVQGRYDVVCPMMSAWELHQAWPEAEFIVIPDAGHSMTEPGIRTALLDASDRFADL